One genomic region from bacterium encodes:
- a CDS encoding thioredoxin family protein, which produces MSNKILLQELSAPGCLHCKEFAAFWESIKGEWSNVEFQDVSVVTPEGQELAQKHMIFASPGIIINGELFSTGGVDKKKFVEKLKKLSA; this is translated from the coding sequence ATGAGCAACAAGATATTATTGCAAGAGTTGAGCGCTCCCGGCTGCCTGCACTGCAAAGAGTTTGCGGCATTTTGGGAGTCCATAAAGGGTGAGTGGTCGAATGTCGAGTTTCAAGACGTGAGTGTTGTCACACCCGAGGGTCAAGAGCTCGCGCAAAAGCACATGATCTTCGCGTCGCCGGGAATAATTATCAACGGGGAGTTGTTTAGTACGGGCGGGGTGGACAAAAAGAAGTTTGTGGAGAAGCTGAAGAAGCTGTCTGCTTAA